The following proteins are encoded in a genomic region of Ornithodoros turicata isolate Travis chromosome 6, ASM3712646v1, whole genome shotgun sequence:
- the LOC135398450 gene encoding uncharacterized protein K02A2.6-like, which produces MSFFGLQPPAPFLPLPGDPELPWEQWRSMFLNYLAAITDTTFTGPRKKAVLLHCLGAEGQRIFQALETATVVMKEGEGDGKDGGKDESKQSEVLEQALQILDKRFGSAPNVAVLRHRFRARRQQPGESTQAFVGELRCHAAKCQYGTFEDDAVRDQLLEGTVVPGLRERLLIEGGRLSLSAAVTLATTYEESIKAAKEFQQSGEVQKVDKYRQQERRKGKWPQKEAKGADRQPTGGPKPTLQRAGKQLACYRCGKIGHFANDGNCRAIDKKCRGCGKIGHLIKVCRNSKTINAIQSNDEDIAVLRIGDGHANEVYAEVIVEDVSMRLTVDTGSAASLMRQDVYKVNFERKYPLAPPPRKLVNYSNQKISVTGCFEAKVVFKDKVGTILFYVVPRGTTLLGRDAVRVLNICIEGKSLQCLSIDGTNESVLPPDLRREFGQLFEKRIGFAKGFTHKVHVKADVKPVAQKLRRLPLALRDRVSKELNKLESEGIIERVDASPWVSPIVVVQKPDGNIRLCVDLREPNKAIVADAYPLPTVEELLNSLSGANYFAKLDLASAYYQVDLSHESRALTTFITHEGLFRFRRVCFGLASAPSVFQKLMLQLLRDCQGLVVYLDDVVVFGSDREEYRRNLRRVLKKIAEAGLTLNRKCVFDRQEIQFLGHQLSSGGIRPLQSKIDAVMQAPAPKNQEGLRAFIGLTGYYARFVPRYAHVVEPLRRLLRKGASFEWNKEADEAFRRVKQLLGAAGVLRPFDPKLPVIVTTDASSCGVGAVLQQRDEKSLHTVAFASRTLSTAERNYSTGEREALACIWACERWHVYLWGRHFTLRTDHRALVTLLSTRGQGHRPLRIVRWTARLLNYHYTVEHKKGYENVIADALSRLPLSNSEETKFDEEVVSWVTTCLTKAEVQRATEQDDLLKKVITYIRTSWPVKRSVSTEEEPFYQVREELSVVDGLVYRGERLVVPKQLSRRIISQAHQAHQGMVRTKQRIRQVYWWTSMDREVEEYVKSCAVCQAADKSARVSPAPLQPVPLPEGPWQKLAIDIVGPFQCAPQGCRFAISLMDYFSRWPEVAFVGTVTAQVVIGFLQRVFCREGLPNELVSDHGPQFTSAVFEEFLKNQGIKHLFSSVYYPQANGLIERFNRVLKDQVQLAVLQGKPVTEVVQQGLLAFRCTPHATTGCAPAVLLHGRMPRTKLHVVGIAVPSTPPGVDLRRKVSDRQEYMKRYTDARRGAKSPQVNPGDFVRIKLKEKGKAMPRFSRPLKVLKKCGKNSFLLQDRRVWNASKLALYSRPVSTDAACSSELLSPAIYSGVQDVLCGDVQAAQEPEGPTNIDTGSDVQTPEPVPPATSTEEGDEDANVQGTVPEGQHTSRPRRVRRPPAYLRDYVLD; this is translated from the coding sequence AGTGGCGCAGCATGTTTTTGAACTACTTGGCTGCCATTACCGACACTACGTTCACGGGCCCGAGGAAGAAGGCGGTGTTGTTGCACTGTTTGGGTGCAGAAGGGCAACGGATCTTTCAGGCTTTGGAGACGGCGACTGTTGTCATGAAAGAGGGCGAGGGAGACGGGAAAGATGGTGGCAAGGACGAGAGCAAGCAGAGTGAAGTGTTGGAACAAGCGTTGCAGATCCTGGACAAGAGGTTTGGAAGTGCGCCGAACGTAGCCGTTCTTCGCCACCGGTTTCGTGCGAGACGACAGCAGCCTGGAGAGTCAACGCAAGCGTTCGTCGGAGAACTAAGATGCCACGCAGCGAAATGTCAGTATGGGACATTTGAAGATGATGCCGTCAGGGACCAATTACTGGAAGGCACTGTGGTCCCGGGACTACGGGAGCGACTACTTATAGAAGGCGGACGGTTATCACTGAGTGCTGCGGTGACGTTGGCAACTACGTACGAAGAGAGCATAAAGGCCGCCAAAGAGTTTCAGCAGTCTGGTGAAGTACAAAAAGTTGACAAGTACcggcagcaggagagaaggaaagggaaatggCCGCAAAAGGAAGCCAAGGGCGCAGACCGACAACCAACGGGGGGTCCTAAACCAACATTACAACGTGCCGGTAAGCAATTGGCATGTTATCGTTGTGGAAAAATTGGTCATTTCGCCAATGACGGAAATTGTAGAGCCATAGATAAGAAATGCAGAGGATGTGGAAAGATTGGACATCTTATCAAGGTCTGCCGAAATTCAAAGACTATTAACGCAATTCAGTCAAACGACGAGGATATCGCTGTATTAAGAATTGGGGACGGACATGCGAATGAGGTGTATGCCGAAGTTATTGTGGAAGATGTCTCCATGAGATTAACTGTCGACACTGGGTCAGCGGCTTCGTTAATGCGTCAAGATGTGTACAAGGTCAATTTCGAGCGGAAGTACCCGTTAGCACCACCGCCGCGCAAGCTGGTGAATTACAGTAATCAGAAGATATCTGTTACGGGCTGCTTCGAAGCTAAGGTTGTGTTCAAGGACAAAGTGGGGACGATTTTGTTCTATGTTGTACCAAGGGGAACAACCTTGCTGGGACGTGATGCCGTCCGGGTGTTGAACATATGCATTGAGGGCAAGTCGTTGCAGTGTTTGAGTATCGATGGGACTAATGAGAGTGTCTTGCCGCCAGATCTAAGAAGAGAGTTCGGACAGTTGTTTGAGAAACGCATTGGTTTTGCAAAAGGATTTACGCATAAAGTGCATGTGAAGGCTGATGTCAAGCCTGTAGCACAGAAGTTGCGTCGGCTACCGCTGGCGTTGAGAGACAGGGTGTCCAAAGAACTGAATAAGCTAGAAAGTGAAGGCATCATTGAAAGGGTTGATGCATCGCCGTGGGTGTCACCAATTGTGGTGGTTCAGAAGCCGGACGGTAACATTCGACTTTGTGTCGATCTGAGGGAGCCCAACAAAGCGATAGTAGCTGATGCGTACCCGTTGCCTACAGTGGAGGAATTGCTGAATTCTTTATCAGGAGCGAACTATTTTGCAAAATTGGATTTGGCGTCAGCATATTATCAAGTTGATCTGAGTCACGAAAGTCGTGCGCTGACAACATTTATCACACATGAGGGACTGTTCCGGTTTCGGCGTGTGTGTTTTGGACTAGCGTCGGCACCATCGGTGTTCCAGAAACTGATGTTGCAGCTTCTTCGAGACTGCCAAGGACTCGTTGTGTACTTGGACGATGTTGTGGTGTTCGGCAGTGATCGGGAAGAATACCGGAGAAATTTGCGAAGGGTCTTGAAGAAAATAGCGGAGGCTGGACTAACCCTTAACAGGAAGTGTGTATTCGACAGGCAGGAAATTCAGTTCCTCGGGCACCAGTTGTCTTCCGGTGGAATTCGGCCTCTGCAATCGAAAATTGATGCTGTCATGCAAGCCCCAGCGCCCAAAAATCAAGAAGGACTCCGTGCATTCATAGGACTTACTGGTTATTATGCCCGCTTCGTACCTCGCTACGCGCATGTGGTGGAACCCCTGCGTAGACTTCTACGTAAAGGTGCGTCGTTTGAGTGGAATAAGGAAGCGGACGAAGCCTTCAGGAGAGTCAAACAGCTTCTAGGAGCAGCAGGGGTACTGCGTCCTTTCGACCCTAAGTTGCCAGTTATTGTAACAACGGACGCCTCTAGCTGTGGAGTTGGAGCGGTGTTGCAGCAGCGAGACGAGAAGAGCCTGCACACAGTAGCTTTTGCATCGAGGACCTTGTCCACTGCAGAACGGAACTATTCGACAGGTGAGCGAGAAGCGCTCGCTTGCATCTGGGCTTGTGAGCGATGGCATGTTTACCTCTGGGGGAGACACTTTACACTTAGGACTGATCATCGCGCGCTGGTCACTCTTCTGTCAACCCGAGGGCAGGGACATCGACCTCTGCGGATTGTGCGCTGGACAGCCAGACTCCTGAATTACCACTACACGGTCGAACATAAGAAGGGCTATGAAAACGTCATAGCCGATGCCCTGTCTAGGCTGCCTCTGTCCAACAGCGAGGAAACAAAATTCGATGAGGAGGTAGTTTCATGGGTAACTACCTGTCTGACAAAGGCAGAAGTACAGCGAGCAACGGAGCAGGATGACCTGTTGAAGAAAGTTATCACATACATCAGGACGTCTTGGCCAGTGAAGCGGAGTGTGTCTACAGAGGAAGAACCGTTCTATCAGGTACGGGAGGAACTGTCCGTAGTTGATGGTCTTGTGTACAGGGGTGAAAGACTAGTGGTTCCAAAACAGTTGTCGAGAAGGATCATTTCCCAAGCTCATCAGGCTCACCAAGGGATGGTAAGGACCAAACAACGAATTAGGCAGGTATATTGGTGGACCAGCATGGATCGAGAAGTTGAAGAATATGTAAAGAGTTGTGCAGTTTGCCAAGCAGCAGATAAGTCTGCAAGAGTGTCACCGGCACCACTACAACCAGTACCATTACCTGAAGGACCATGGCAGAAGTTGGCGATTGATATCGTCGGGCCATTTCAGTGTGCTCCACAAGGGTGCAGATTTGCCATCTCGCTGATGGACTATTTTAGCCGATGGCCTGAGGTTGCTTTTGTTGGAACTGTAACAGCGCAGGTGGTCATTGGGTTTCTTCAGCGTGTGTTTTGCCGTGAGGGGCTGCCTAACGAATTAGTCTCGGACCACGGACCTCAATTTACGTCAGCAGTATTCGAGGAATTCCTGAAGAATCAGGGTATTAAGCACTTATTTTCGTCTGTGTATTATCCGCAGGCAAATGGATTGATAGAACGGTTTAATCGTGTTCTGAAAGATCAAGTGCAGCTTGCAGTTTTGCAAGGGAAGCCAGTGACGGAGGTAGTACAGCAGGGTCTGCTGGCATTTCGGTGCACGCCGCATGCTACAACGGGATGTGCTCCAGCAGTGCTCTTGCACGGCCGAATGCCTCGGACGAAGTTGCACGTGGTTGGCATAGCAGTGCCTTCAACCCCTCCCGGAGTTGATCTACGTCGGAAGGTGAGCGACCGACAAGAGTATATGAAAAGATACACGGACGCGCGTCGAGGTGCAAAGTCACCACAGGTTAATCCCGGGGATTTCGTTCGCATAAAATTGAAGGAAAAAGGCAAGGCAATGCCTCGGTTTTCAAGGCCATTGAAGGTATTGAAGAAATGCGGGAAAAACTCGTTTCTGCTTCAGGATCGTCGGGTGTGGAATGCATCAAAGTTAGCACTATACTCTCGGCCTGTCTCTACGGATGCAGCCTGTTCGTCAGAGCTGTTGTCGCCTGCCATCTACAGTGGGGTGCAAGATGTACTGTGTGGTGATGTGCAAGCAGCTCAAGAACCTGAAGGACCAACCAACATAGACACGGGGAGTGATGTCCAGACCCCAGAGCCAGTGCCTCCAGCTACTTCTACTGAGGAGGGGGATGAGGATGCAAATGTGCAGGGAACTGTACCCGAGGGACAGCACACAAGTCGACCTCGGAGAGTGCGACGACCCCCAGCGTATCTCCGTGATTATGTTTTGGATTAG
- the LOC135398451 gene encoding uncharacterized protein LOC135398451: MESSDRGGENFERRNGYNRRYCCVVHCSNREGDLSKETGDYLTFHRFPGRKKETERRQRCITAVRRTRQDGQRWLPTSNTRICSNHFVGGAKADDEESPSYVPTIFPVAYRKPAKDNLAKTARYARVMKRRNRSVLQGSYRHAHATTSVKQPLQGSLENYVDDFSQPQEDWSGLSDLSLLEFECAGDTAANVHHIDAAMDGAAQTDSSTQTEDADNADCHFSVLFAFIGQGCAQTQVVHPIRVSKHTQDTPSASAEPIPGERACVFSGYNSIKHDPDILEDLTSVQPNVFALLLSLLSVLRVRSCDITMENALLLFLMKMKMGISFTALAALFAVHRSTASRIFYSVLEVLTTSTKGWIYTPPPDVRQAMMPECFKLHYPKCKYIIDCTEIKTETPATVEQQRALFSRYKGTFTLKFLVGIVPSGQIAFVSHAYGGRTSDSEVTVLSKFLDLVEHGDLVLSDKGFPSIRSTVEGKNAILVMPPFASGNLQFSKEEVEDTYCIASVRIHVERAIQRIKVYNILNNRVPVSLIPSMSDIFHICCVLANFQPPIIRK; the protein is encoded by the exons ATGGAAAGTAGTGACCGCGGAGGCGAAAATTTCGAACGTAGAAACGGCTACAACAGAAGATATTGTTGCGTTGTTCACTGCTCCAACCGCGAGGGGGATCTAAGCAAAGAAACTGGTGACTATCTGACATTTCACCGCTTTCCGGGACGGAAAAAGGAGACCGAACGCCGCCAGCGCTGCATCACCGCTGTTCGCCGCACACG GCAAGATGGACAACGGTGGCTGCCGACCAGCAACACCCGGATATGCTCAAATCATTTTGTCGGTGGTGCAAAGGCTGACGATGAGGAGAGCCCATCCTACGTACCGACAATATTTCCAGTAGCATATCGGAAACCTGCAAAAGACAACCTTGCCAAGACTGCAAGATATGCGAG GGTAATGAAAAGGCGGAACAGATCAGTGCTACAGGGAAGTTACCGTCACGCTCATGCGACGACATCAGTCAAGCAACCTCTACAAGGGTCCCTGGAAAATTACGTGGATGACTTCAGCCAACCTCAGGAGGACTGGTCTGGGCTGTCTGACCTCTCTCTGCTCGAATTCGAGTGCGCAGGTGACACTGCGGCAAACGTCCATCACATA GATGCAGCcatggacggtgctgcacagACAGACTCTAGCACCCAGACGGAAGATGCAGACAATGCAGATTGTCACTTCTCTGTTCTCTTCGCATTCATTGGGCAAGGCTGTGCACAAACGCAGGTAGTCCATCCCATTAGAGTCAGCAAACACACACAGGACACCCCATCAGCGTCGGCAGAGCCAATTCCAGGAGAACGAGCTTGTGTGTTCAGTGGTTACAATTCCATAAAGCATGACCCTGATATCCTTGAAGACCTCACAAGTGTGCAGCCCAATGTGTTTGCTTTGTTACTGAGCCTTCTCTCTGTGCTAAGGGTCCGCAGCTGTGATATTACAATGGAGAATGCGTTGTTACTTTTTTTAATGAAGATGAAGATGGGCATCTCCTTCACTGCTTTGGCAGCACTGTTCGCTGTGCACAGGAGCACTGCATCAAGAATATTTTATAGTGTGTTGGAAGTGTTGACCACGTCAACCAAGGGTTGGATTTATACACCGCCACCTGATGTCCGGCAAGCTATGATGCCAGAATGCTTCAAGCTACATTATCCAAAGTGTAAATATATAATAGACTGTACGGAGATAAAGACAGAAACCCCAGCAACGGTAGAACAACAACGTGCCTTGTTTTCAAGGTACAAAGGGACATTTACCTTGAAGTTTCTGGTAGGGATTGTGCCTAGTGGTCAAATCGCATTTGTGTCTCATGCGTATGGGGGCCGCACAAGTGATTCTGAGGTAACTGTTCTTTCAAAATTTTTAGACCTCGTAGAGCATGGTGACCTTGTCCTAAGTGATAAGGGATTCCCCTCCATCCGCTCAACTGTTGAGGGAAAGAATGCGATCCTTGTCATGCCGCCATTTGCCTCAGGCAACTTGCAGTTCTCAAAAGAGGAGGTGGAAGATACCTATTGCATTGCAAGTGTTCGTATCCATGTTGAGAGAGCAATTCAGAGAATCAAGGTGTATAACATCCTGAATAACAGAGTGCCCGTATCATTGATACCAAGCATGTCTGACATTTTCCACATTTGCTGTGTGCTTGCGAACTTCCAGCCACCCATAATCAGGAAGTGA